In Nitrospinota bacterium, a single genomic region encodes these proteins:
- a CDS encoding radical SAM protein, with amino-acid sequence MKVIFVNPMIAINGWDSYWRKERKYCSLHHGILLLATILNNSGHEAKIIDLRTLTGWDEYQDKLNEFKPDFVGATAMSVDFGYALESLRLAKKTCGSLTFIGGIHATIAPQDAAQKDYIDMVITCEAESDIVNIVGGKIRPDKEKIFIGSPVENLDLLPYIDRSLIPYEEGELINPLWKGRVPYVTLISGRGCVGKCDFCAPQPMMMAQKCRQRSPLNIIGEMKELKEKWNAAYWDFIDDLFAVNEKWVNNFCETYENSGMKTPFVISSRPDIIAKRPRMFERLKKAKCHAVSVGFELGYDRGLKQIQKGTSAEMNYRAAEILRDNELKIVGNFMFGAPNETPEETHQTVEMINRMNPDVLSISWYTIYPGTYAYEKYKDLNLLPYEFDRMHRYGSEPKIKGIDYELLSEIMKEIKRPSKKVMYLKRKIRNFFRNYIINNLKIAYKRFLKTF; translated from the coding sequence ATGAAAGTTATTTTTGTCAATCCAATGATAGCAATCAACGGATGGGATTCTTATTGGAGAAAAGAAAGGAAGTACTGTTCTCTTCATCACGGGATTCTTCTTCTGGCAACCATCCTGAATAATAGCGGTCATGAAGCGAAAATTATTGATTTAAGGACACTAACAGGATGGGATGAATATCAGGATAAGCTTAACGAATTTAAGCCTGACTTTGTTGGAGCAACCGCCATGTCTGTTGATTTTGGTTATGCTCTGGAATCATTGAGACTGGCTAAAAAAACATGCGGTTCGTTGACATTTATTGGAGGGATTCACGCAACCATTGCCCCCCAAGACGCAGCTCAGAAAGATTATATCGATATGGTTATCACATGTGAAGCAGAGAGTGATATTGTAAATATTGTGGGAGGCAAAATACGACCAGATAAAGAAAAAATATTCATAGGAAGTCCCGTTGAAAATCTGGATCTTCTTCCTTATATAGACCGGTCTCTTATTCCCTATGAAGAAGGCGAGCTCATCAATCCTCTGTGGAAAGGACGGGTTCCTTATGTAACTCTCATTTCGGGAAGAGGGTGTGTTGGCAAGTGTGACTTCTGCGCTCCCCAACCTATGATGATGGCCCAAAAATGCCGGCAGAGATCTCCTTTAAATATCATAGGAGAAATGAAAGAATTAAAAGAAAAATGGAACGCAGCCTACTGGGATTTTATTGACGACCTGTTTGCTGTTAACGAAAAATGGGTTAATAATTTTTGTGAAACCTATGAAAATTCTGGAATGAAAACCCCTTTTGTTATTTCAAGCAGGCCCGATATTATTGCAAAAAGACCCAGGATGTTTGAACGCCTCAAAAAAGCGAAATGCCATGCCGTCTCTGTAGGATTTGAGCTTGGATATGACAGGGGACTAAAGCAGATTCAAAAAGGGACATCGGCCGAAATGAACTATAGAGCCGCTGAAATACTAAGAGATAATGAGCTTAAGATTGTCGGAAACTTCATGTTCGGTGCTCCGAATGAAACACCGGAGGAAACCCACCAAACCGTTGAGATGATTAACAGGATGAATCCTGATGTTCTCTCGATATCATGGTATACGATTTATCCTGGAACCTATGCATATGAAAAATACAAGGATTTGAACTTGCTTCCTTACGAGTTCGATAGAATGCACAGATATGGCTCAGAACCCAAGATAAAAGGGATTGACTATGAATTGCTAAGTGAAATTATGAAGGAGATAAAGCGCCCTTCAAAAAAAGTAATGTATTTAAAAAGAAAAATAAGAAATTTTTTTAGAAACTATATCATAAATAATTTAAAAATTGCTTATAAGCGGTTTTTAAAAACTTTTTGA
- a CDS encoding glycosyltransferase family 9 protein, translated as MTRLIQFVFRIILFFDTRFLTQGSKESLNRKEIKRILLVNTTAMGDTLLSTPAIRAVRKEFSEAYIASLVHVKQKDVLKNNPRINELVIYSGKYKGLLRLIRRLRKKKFDLVIVLHANDPDIVPIIYLTGARYRVGWAESKFSFLFTHTFKRPENKILHTIDQRFGILESIGIEPDSIDMEYFLDEKDEKSSYDFLRENRITETDILIGLHPFGSLESKAWPNYIDFLEKISKSDRFKLVLIGGKRHEREVLENWPRIGNKIISTVGKTYVGETAALIKKCRVFVTTDSGPFHLAVALKRPTILLVGPTLIEVTGPYQDRELHRIIKEDVNCAPCRLRSCDEHICMRKITPERVISELDKVLALK; from the coding sequence ATGACGAGGCTCATTCAGTTTGTTTTCAGAATCATTCTTTTTTTTGATACAAGATTTCTTACTCAAGGAAGCAAAGAGTCTCTCAATCGAAAAGAAATAAAAAGAATTCTCTTGGTAAATACCACAGCTATGGGGGATACTCTCTTGTCAACCCCAGCTATCAGGGCAGTGAGAAAAGAATTCTCAGAGGCCTATATAGCCTCATTGGTGCATGTAAAACAGAAAGATGTGCTTAAGAATAATCCCAGGATAAATGAGTTGGTCATATATTCTGGCAAATACAAGGGATTACTGAGACTTATTCGCAGGCTGAGAAAGAAAAAATTCGATTTAGTCATTGTTTTGCATGCAAATGATCCTGATATTGTGCCAATAATATACTTAACGGGAGCTAGGTATAGAGTGGGTTGGGCTGAAAGCAAATTTAGTTTTTTATTTACTCATACGTTTAAAAGACCTGAAAATAAGATACTGCATACTATTGATCAAAGATTCGGTATATTGGAAAGCATAGGAATAGAACCTGATAGTATTGACATGGAATATTTTTTGGATGAAAAAGATGAAAAATCCTCATATGATTTTTTAAGAGAAAATAGAATTACAGAAACAGACATTTTGATAGGATTACATCCCTTTGGGAGTTTAGAATCAAAAGCATGGCCTAATTACATTGATTTCCTAGAGAAGATATCAAAGAGTGATCGTTTTAAATTAGTATTGATTGGAGGAAAGAGACATGAAAGAGAGGTCTTGGAGAATTGGCCAAGGATAGGGAATAAAATCATATCAACAGTTGGAAAAACGTATGTTGGAGAAACCGCTGCCTTAATAAAAAAATGCAGAGTTTTCGTTACAACAGACAGCGGTCCTTTCCATCTGGCTGTGGCCTTAAAAAGACCTACGATTTTGTTAGTTGGTCCTACTTTAATTGAGGTTACAGGACCCTATCAAGATAGAGAGTTACATCGGATCATCAAAGAGGATGTTAATTGTGCTCCTTGCAGATTAAGGTCTTGTGATGAGCATATATGCATGCGAAAAATCACACCAGAAAGGGTTATTTCGGAATTAGATAAAGTTTTAGCTTTAAAATAA
- a CDS encoding glycosyltransferase family 9 protein — MELQSKILHFLYTISIHGKIREKKEEFIKENISKILVVRNDNVGDVICSTPAIQALSENFPKAYIAILVASYSKDAIIGNPYIDEVFVYDKYKHGKYKSRWAAWWNQFKILRSLRKKKFDLAIGLRSTFSPSQGWLVYFTGATFRLGTYPSKKKHINFKFFYNLFSEEIINKSHEVEKNCKMLETIDVKIGEKRLSVYIPQEDFSRVDKFLAENQIEDKLLIGLYISSRLRENNLEDEKIAELADKLIERCRAEILLTRAPWERERAQKISELTNNHIYIFDTHTLKSLGALQKRCSLFISVDGGPMHLSAAMGVPTIGLFGKTSPDAWRPWGEKNFVLKKGDNVNNLSVEDILRITDQALKDFV; from the coding sequence ATGGAACTGCAATCGAAAATCTTACACTTTCTCTATACTATTTCCATTCATGGGAAAATAAGAGAAAAAAAAGAAGAGTTCATTAAGGAGAATATCAGTAAAATTTTAGTTGTGAGAAACGATAATGTGGGTGATGTTATCTGTTCAACACCAGCCATACAGGCCTTAAGTGAGAATTTTCCTAAAGCCTATATTGCAATACTCGTAGCTTCCTACAGCAAAGATGCAATCATCGGAAATCCCTATATAGATGAGGTATTCGTATATGATAAATACAAACATGGAAAATATAAGAGCCGGTGGGCTGCATGGTGGAATCAGTTTAAGATTTTGAGATCATTGAGAAAGAAGAAGTTTGATCTGGCCATTGGTCTTCGGTCCACATTTTCTCCATCCCAAGGGTGGCTCGTATATTTTACAGGGGCCACTTTTAGGCTGGGAACCTATCCATCTAAAAAGAAACATATAAATTTCAAATTCTTTTATAATCTCTTTTCAGAAGAGATTATAAATAAGTCTCATGAGGTAGAAAAGAACTGCAAAATGCTGGAGACGATAGATGTAAAGATTGGGGAGAAAAGGTTAAGTGTATATATCCCTCAAGAAGATTTTTCTAGGGTAGATAAATTTTTAGCTGAAAATCAGATTGAGGACAAGTTATTAATAGGCTTGTATATCTCCTCAAGACTTAGAGAAAACAACCTGGAGGATGAGAAGATTGCTGAGCTTGCAGACAAATTAATTGAAAGGTGCAGAGCAGAGATATTATTAACCCGTGCGCCATGGGAGAGGGAAAGAGCACAGAAGATTTCTGAACTCACCAATAATCACATATATATATTTGATACACATACACTTAAAAGTTTAGGTGCCCTGCAAAAGAGGTGTTCACTCTTTATAAGTGTGGATGGAGGGCCTATGCATCTCTCAGCTGCAATGGGAGTGCCGACCATAGGCCTCTTTGGTAAGACAAGTCCTGATGCTTGGAGACCTTGGGGAGAGAAGAATTTTGTTCTTAAGAAAGGAGATAATGTAAATAATCTCAGTGTTGAGGATATATTAAGAATTACAGACCAAGCCTTGAAAGATTTTGTCTGA
- the waaF gene encoding lipopolysaccharide heptosyltransferase II has product MNPKNILIIKPSSLGDVIHSLPVLKILKKRYPEARISWVINKELSELIEGSPYIDEIFLFQRKKWDRWLKLPSNIIELMRFVIKIRKKGFDTVIDLQGLLRSGLITFLSGSSRRIGFKSAREFSPLFYTDKISLPDKKIHSVERYISAVKFLSADGSERDFTISIPKEDIDYVDRFLKEKGINDSKKMVVVNPWARWRTKCWPIKNYLSMIKRLKEEGFLPIIISSNEFKAITDDLMEGFSDPPIAFVGQPLKRLTELIKRSSLMVTNDSGPMHIAAAVNTPVIALFGPTDPLLTGPYGEGHIVIQKNMDCVPCLERECSKEHVCMEMITVDEVIEKVRKRIYENGDRI; this is encoded by the coding sequence ATGAATCCGAAGAATATACTCATTATTAAGCCAAGCAGTCTCGGGGATGTTATCCATTCCTTACCAGTATTAAAAATCCTGAAGAAAAGATATCCAGAGGCAAGGATTTCTTGGGTTATCAATAAAGAATTGAGCGAATTAATTGAAGGGAGTCCCTATATAGATGAGATCTTTTTGTTTCAAAGAAAAAAATGGGATCGATGGTTGAAATTACCCTCCAATATTATTGAATTGATGAGATTTGTTATAAAGATTCGAAAGAAAGGATTTGATACAGTCATCGACCTCCAGGGATTATTGAGAAGCGGACTTATTACCTTTTTATCAGGTTCTTCTCGTCGAATAGGTTTTAAAAGTGCAAGAGAATTCAGCCCATTATTTTATACCGATAAAATTTCACTTCCGGATAAAAAAATCCATTCAGTAGAAAGATATATTTCCGCTGTAAAATTTCTATCTGCTGATGGTTCAGAAAGAGATTTTACGATTAGTATCCCAAAAGAAGATATCGATTATGTTGATAGATTTTTAAAAGAGAAAGGAATCAATGATTCAAAAAAGATGGTTGTTGTCAATCCCTGGGCCAGATGGAGGACAAAATGTTGGCCCATTAAAAATTACCTCTCAATGATAAAAAGGCTAAAGGAAGAGGGATTTTTGCCCATTATTATCAGCAGCAATGAGTTTAAAGCGATTACAGATGATCTGATGGAGGGCTTTTCAGATCCTCCCATAGCCTTTGTGGGACAGCCCTTGAAAAGGCTAACAGAGCTTATAAAGAGATCAAGCCTTATGGTTACCAATGATAGTGGTCCTATGCATATTGCAGCAGCTGTAAATACACCTGTGATTGCTCTGTTTGGACCTACAGATCCTCTCTTAACAGGACCGTATGGAGAGGGGCATATTGTTATTCAAAAGAATATGGATTGTGTCCCTTGTCTTGAGAGAGAATGTTCAAAAGAGCACGTTTGTATGGAGATGATAACTGTTGACGAGGTGATAGAAAAGGTCCGGAAAAGGATTTACGAGAATGGGGACAGGATTTAA
- a CDS encoding HAD family hydrolase — protein sequence MGVPAVFMDRDGTINDEMGYINHISRFKLLPRSAAAIRLINQNSFKTVIITNQSGVGRGYFPEKLVEEIHDNLKRGLSQEGAHIDGIYYCPHHPFLGMGKYKKDCECRKPKIGMIKKAAKELDIDLSRSYMVGDRGADIQMAKEFGGKGVLVLTGYGKGEYEYLNHTWPKKPDYIAEDLYDAVEWILRDAKKQD from the coding sequence ATGGGTGTGCCAGCAGTCTTTATGGATAGAGATGGAACCATTAATGATGAGATGGGGTATATCAATCATATCTCTCGCTTTAAGCTTTTGCCGAGAAGTGCGGCAGCCATTCGGTTGATTAATCAAAATAGCTTTAAGACTGTTATTATAACAAATCAGTCAGGAGTTGGAAGGGGATATTTTCCTGAAAAGCTTGTAGAGGAAATCCATGATAATCTTAAAAGAGGCCTCTCCCAAGAGGGCGCTCATATTGATGGAATATACTACTGTCCACATCACCCTTTTTTGGGGATGGGTAAATACAAAAAGGATTGTGAATGCAGAAAGCCAAAGATAGGGATGATTAAAAAGGCAGCGAAAGAGCTGGATATTGACCTTTCTCGTTCCTATATGGTCGGTGACAGGGGTGCTGATATACAGATGGCAAAGGAATTTGGTGGTAAAGGCGTTCTTGTCCTTACAGGGTACGGAAAGGGTGAGTATGAATATTTGAACCATACATGGCCGAAAAAACCGGATTATATTGCCGAAGATCTTTATGATGCTGTGGAGTGGATATTAAGGGATGCTAAAAAGCAAGATTAA
- a CDS encoding glycosyltransferase codes for MLKSKINIAYVVLDFKLSGVPIHILDLVKCLEKDKYNPLICCIRERGELAGDAEALGCEVIVLNRAKSKQFDLLALLDIWRLFRKRKIDIVHTHMHHASRYSHLAAKLAGVPVILTSVHDIIGEKRFKRNLTNKVLSLFTDKVITPSHAVKEDICRYDRIAPDKIMVLPYGIDVDRFVMNVDKKEIRKKLGLPLDAIIVGNAGRFATNKRHHILIKAMKRVIDRFPSALLMIVGTGKTEDKLKQVIEELHIADHVLFMGLRKDIPLVLSAMDIFALPSVGDPFPIALLEAGVSALPTVGVRDGGIPESIEDGKTGLLVSKDNPEELANALIY; via the coding sequence ATGCTAAAAAGCAAGATTAATATCGCTTATGTGGTTTTAGATTTCAAGCTAAGCGGGGTTCCTATACACATTCTTGATCTCGTGAAATGCCTTGAGAAAGATAAATACAACCCTCTAATCTGTTGTATTAGAGAAAGAGGAGAATTGGCAGGTGATGCAGAGGCATTAGGATGTGAGGTTATTGTTTTAAACAGAGCTAAATCTAAACAATTTGACCTCTTAGCCTTATTAGATATTTGGAGGCTTTTTAGAAAAAGGAAGATTGACATTGTTCACACTCATATGCACCATGCATCCCGATACAGCCATCTTGCAGCTAAACTTGCAGGTGTGCCAGTGATTCTTACCTCTGTTCATGATATTATTGGAGAAAAGAGATTTAAAAGAAACCTTACCAACAAGGTGCTGTCTCTCTTTACGGATAAAGTAATAACTCCCTCACATGCTGTAAAGGAAGATATCTGTAGGTATGATAGGATTGCTCCTGATAAGATAATGGTACTTCCCTATGGTATTGATGTGGACCGCTTTGTCATGAATGTAGATAAAAAAGAAATAAGAAAGAAACTAGGATTACCACTTGATGCCATCATTGTGGGGAATGCTGGAAGGTTCGCTACCAATAAAAGACATCATATCCTTATAAAGGCGATGAAAAGAGTGATTGATAGATTTCCCTCTGCCCTACTCATGATTGTCGGAACAGGCAAGACAGAAGATAAGCTGAAACAGGTGATAGAGGAGCTGCATATTGCTGACCATGTTCTTTTTATGGGTCTGCGAAAGGATATCCCGCTCGTTCTCTCAGCAATGGACATATTTGCATTGCCTTCAGTTGGAGACCCTTTTCCCATAGCATTGCTGGAGGCTGGAGTCAGTGCCTTACCTACTGTGGGAGTAAGGGACGGAGGAATCCCAGAGTCTATTGAAGACGGCAAAACAGGGTTATTGGTTTCCAAAGATAATCCAGAAGAATTAGCAAATGCCCTGATCTATTGA
- a CDS encoding GDP-mannose 4,6-dehydratase, with the protein MRCLVTGVAGFIGSHLSEALIKGGHTVTGIDCFTNYYPRTLKEKNIKMLRKDKNFTFIEGNLLDFNLKEIVSQTDYIFHQAAQAGVRASWGDDFKIYTENNINATQRLLEASIGTKLKRFIFASSSSVYGDIKNFPMREGDTLYPLSPYGVSKMASESLCYLYWKSFSLPVISLRYFTVYGPRQRPDMAFHRFVKSILKDKEISIYGDGNQTRDFTYVSDIIKANILAMERGDEGNTYNIGGGSKVSINEVLKILEKISGKNIKVKYNEPEKGDMRHTWADINKAKNDLGYFPTVGLEDGLEKEFKWLKGEI; encoded by the coding sequence ATGAGATGTTTGGTAACAGGCGTTGCTGGATTTATTGGTTCTCATTTGTCTGAAGCTTTGATAAAAGGGGGACATACTGTCACAGGAATAGACTGCTTTACAAACTATTATCCTCGAACTTTGAAAGAAAAAAATATAAAGATGCTGAGAAAAGATAAGAATTTTACTTTTATCGAAGGAAACTTGCTCGACTTCAATCTCAAGGAGATTGTTTCTCAGACAGATTATATATTTCATCAGGCAGCTCAGGCAGGAGTGAGAGCAAGCTGGGGAGATGATTTCAAAATCTATACAGAAAATAATATAAATGCTACACAGCGTTTATTAGAAGCATCTATTGGAACAAAACTTAAAAGGTTTATCTTTGCCTCTTCTTCTTCTGTTTACGGAGATATCAAAAATTTTCCGATGAGGGAAGGAGATACCCTCTATCCTTTATCTCCTTATGGCGTGAGTAAAATGGCCAGTGAATCCCTTTGTTATCTATACTGGAAAAGCTTTTCTCTCCCCGTTATTTCTCTTCGCTATTTTACGGTTTATGGCCCAAGGCAAAGGCCAGATATGGCGTTTCATCGATTTGTCAAATCGATATTGAAGGATAAAGAAATTTCGATATATGGCGATGGAAACCAGACCAGAGACTTTACCTATGTATCTGACATAATAAAGGCAAATATATTAGCTATGGAAAGGGGGGATGAGGGTAATACATACAATATTGGAGGCGGTTCTAAGGTCTCAATTAATGAGGTATTGAAGATTTTGGAAAAGATTTCGGGGAAAAATATCAAGGTTAAATATAATGAGCCTGAAAAAGGTGATATGAGGCATACCTGGGCCGATATTAATAAGGCTAAGAATGATCTCGGTTATTTCCCAACCGTAGGTCTTGAGGATGGATTAGAAAAAGAATTTAAATGGTTAAAAGGAGAGATTTAA
- a CDS encoding Trm112 family protein — protein MAIDKELLDILACPKCKGDIYINKKEDGLICDACQLLYEIKDEIPIMLIDEALPLDKVEEERKSRKEG, from the coding sequence ATGGCTATTGATAAAGAATTATTAGACATATTGGCATGCCCTAAATGTAAAGGTGATATCTATATCAATAAAAAAGAGGATGGTCTCATATGCGATGCTTGTCAGTTATTGTATGAGATCAAAGATGAGATACCTATCATGTTAATAGATGAAGCGCTTCCACTCGATAAGGTTGAAGAAGAAAGAAAATCCAGGAAAGAGGGCTAG
- a CDS encoding CDP-glycerol glycerophosphotransferase family protein, with protein sequence MLFGGPIRGIFFATKEYSLLEKRLFWRRTNSSTDKKRFIIAGAPKFDSLFQPKEVDKASLGMPEDKRVVSVFTNTHWYRYSDEENQRFFDKVESLVKKFNDLFWVFKLHPDEKPDAYHFRFYNHNHCKVIYPREEEFDLDTQDILRVSDVVIMMLSTVALEAAILKKPVISINFTNQPSYRDLLEYRNNIDEVLIEALKNPQKFIEQQRAFVEGYHSGKGNAVSYLKEMILDILKGGK encoded by the coding sequence TTGCTCTTTGGGGGCCCTATCAGAGGGATTTTTTTTGCAACAAAAGAATATAGCCTCTTAGAGAAAAGACTCTTCTGGAGGCGGACAAACAGCTCTACAGATAAAAAAAGATTTATCATTGCCGGAGCTCCAAAGTTTGATTCACTTTTTCAACCCAAAGAAGTTGACAAGGCCTCCTTAGGTATGCCTGAGGACAAAAGGGTTGTGAGCGTTTTTACGAATACCCATTGGTACAGATATTCTGATGAAGAAAACCAGAGATTTTTTGATAAAGTGGAGTCTTTAGTCAAGAAATTCAATGACCTCTTTTGGGTATTTAAGCTCCATCCCGATGAGAAACCGGATGCCTACCATTTTAGGTTTTACAATCATAATCATTGTAAAGTGATTTATCCAAGGGAGGAAGAGTTTGACCTTGATACTCAGGATATCTTAAGGGTATCTGATGTGGTTATTATGATGTTGAGTACGGTTGCTCTGGAGGCCGCAATACTTAAAAAGCCTGTTATTTCCATAAACTTTACGAACCAACCTAGCTATAGAGACCTCTTGGAATACCGGAACAATATAGACGAGGTATTGATTGAAGCCCTTAAGAATCCCCAAAAGTTTATTGAACAGCAAAGGGCATTTGTAGAGGGGTATCATTCGGGGAAGGGGAATGCTGTAAGTTATTTAAAAGAAATGATTTTAGACATTTTGAAAGGTGGTAAATAG
- the msbA gene encoding lipid A export permease/ATP-binding protein MsbA, translating into MNIYIRILSYMRPYWKAFIFAFVCMVVVSATTGLTAWIVQPVLDDIFIKKDVFMLKLLPFAVVVLYLGRGIFRYLASYTMNSIGIVVVMKIRNDLYNHLQTLSLNFFHGKRTGELMSRITSDVSLIEGSASNLLSDFVREILSMAGLIFVIFYRDWELAIIALLVFPPSLYFLVKIGEKLKRLSRKSQEKMADMASVLQENFTGIRVIKAFNKEEYESRRFSEENSRFFNLAKKTVKYVEISSPLMEFVGAFGLAMIVWYGGMKVINDQISPGSFFSFMAALFMLYAPVRKLSRSNNKLQQAIAAALRVFYIIDTKPEIVDKDDAVALPSLSKRIEFRDVGFRYDTEPVLKDINLKINKGEIIAIVGVSGVGKTTLVDLIPRFYDVTGGSIKIDDIDIRNVALKSLRDQIGIVTQEIFLFNHTVRYNIAYGKQDASMEEIIQTAKAAYAHDFIMKMPDQYDTVIGERGVKLSGGQRQRIAIARALTKDPPILILDEATSSLDTESEQIVQKALQNLMKNRTTFVIAHRLSTIVRADRIVVLDEGTIIDIGSHEELLKRGGLYHKLHEMQFQYT; encoded by the coding sequence TTGAATATTTATATTCGCATCCTAAGTTATATGCGGCCTTACTGGAAGGCATTTATTTTTGCCTTTGTTTGTATGGTTGTCGTTTCAGCAACTACAGGGCTCACCGCTTGGATTGTACAGCCGGTTCTCGATGATATCTTCATTAAAAAAGATGTTTTTATGCTGAAGCTTCTCCCTTTTGCGGTTGTCGTATTATATTTAGGAAGGGGCATCTTTAGATATCTAGCAAGCTATACGATGAACTCCATCGGCATTGTTGTTGTCATGAAGATAAGAAACGATTTATACAATCATCTCCAAACCCTTTCTCTCAATTTTTTCCACGGGAAAAGAACAGGGGAGCTTATGTCAAGGATCACAAGCGATGTTAGCCTTATTGAGGGTTCAGCATCCAATCTTTTGAGTGACTTTGTCAGAGAGATCTTGAGTATGGCAGGTCTTATTTTTGTTATATTTTATAGGGATTGGGAGCTGGCTATCATTGCTTTGCTGGTTTTTCCTCCCTCACTTTATTTTCTTGTAAAGATTGGCGAAAAGCTGAAAAGATTAAGCCGAAAGAGTCAAGAAAAGATGGCAGATATGGCTTCTGTTCTTCAGGAAAACTTTACCGGCATTCGTGTGATTAAGGCCTTTAATAAAGAGGAATACGAGAGCAGAAGATTTTCTGAAGAGAATTCGAGATTCTTTAATCTTGCTAAAAAGACTGTTAAATATGTTGAAATTTCTTCCCCTTTGATGGAATTTGTAGGGGCCTTTGGATTGGCAATGATCGTATGGTATGGGGGGATGAAGGTCATAAATGACCAGATAAGCCCCGGTTCTTTTTTCTCCTTTATGGCAGCCCTTTTTATGCTTTATGCTCCTGTAAGAAAACTGAGCAGATCAAATAACAAGCTCCAGCAGGCCATAGCCGCTGCCTTAAGGGTCTTCTATATCATAGATACAAAACCGGAGATTGTAGACAAGGATGATGCTGTTGCTCTTCCTTCTCTTTCCAAGAGGATCGAATTTAGAGATGTAGGATTTCGATATGATACAGAACCTGTTTTAAAAGATATAAACCTTAAGATCAATAAAGGAGAGATCATTGCTATTGTTGGAGTAAGTGGTGTAGGTAAAACTACTCTTGTTGATTTGATCCCTAGATTTTATGATGTTACAGGAGGAAGTATAAAGATAGATGATATTGATATCAGGAATGTAGCCTTAAAGTCTTTGAGAGATCAAATTGGGATCGTTACACAGGAAATTTTTCTTTTTAATCATACAGTAAGATACAATATAGCTTATGGCAAACAGGATGCTTCTATGGAAGAAATTATCCAGACTGCCAAGGCTGCCTACGCCCATGACTTTATAATGAAAATGCCTGATCAATACGATACTGTGATTGGAGAAAGAGGGGTAAAACTATCGGGTGGTCAAAGACAAAGAATTGCTATTGCTAGGGCTTTGACCAAAGACCCCCCCATATTAATTCTTGATGAAGCTACTTCTTCTTTAGATACAGAATCAGAACAGATTGTTCAGAAAGCATTGCAAAATCTTATGAAGAATCGTACAACTTTTGTAATTGCCCATAGACTTTCTACTATCGTTAGAGCCGATAGGATTGTTGTTTTAGATGAAGGAACGATCATTGATATTGGAAGTCATGAAGAGCTACTTAAAAGAGGCGGTTTATATCATAAATTACATGAAATGCAGTTTCAGTATACATAG
- the kdsB gene encoding 3-deoxy-manno-octulosonate cytidylyltransferase codes for MDITVIIPARYYSTRFPGKPLAKLKGKTLIQHVYERTLQSKLTKKVVVATDDKRILDEVKSFGGEAYMTSKDHLTGTDRIAELAREIDSSIIVNVQGDEPFIESDSIDITIKPLLEENSLVMSTIKVKIEDIKEIFDFNVVKVVTDKDDFALYFSRWPIPFLREKWCNILNSEKNKDVLSHPTHLFKHLGLYAYKRDFLLQYTKWPRTPLEKIENLEQLRVLENGYKIKVVEGKYDSIGIDTPQDLERLECS; via the coding sequence ATGGATATAACAGTTATAATTCCAGCAAGATATTACTCAACGAGATTTCCAGGTAAGCCTTTAGCAAAGCTAAAGGGAAAAACATTGATTCAGCATGTATATGAGAGAACTTTGCAATCGAAATTGACAAAAAAAGTTGTTGTAGCTACAGATGATAAGCGTATTTTAGATGAGGTGAAAAGTTTTGGAGGAGAAGCATATATGACCTCTAAAGACCATTTAACGGGAACTGACAGGATAGCAGAATTGGCCAGAGAAATAGATTCGTCTATAATCGTTAATGTTCAAGGAGACGAACCATTTATTGAATCTGATTCAATCGATATCACCATTAAGCCATTATTGGAGGAAAACTCTCTGGTGATGAGCACTATAAAAGTTAAAATAGAGGATATAAAAGAAATTTTTGATTTTAACGTGGTTAAGGTGGTTACTGATAAAGATGATTTTGCACTATATTTTTCTAGATGGCCTATTCCTTTCTTGAGGGAAAAATGGTGTAATATATTGAATAGTGAAAAAAATAAGGATGTATTATCTCATCCAACTCATCTTTTTAAACATTTAGGACTTTATGCTTATAAAAGAGATTTTTTATTACAGTATACAAAATGGCCTCGAACTCCGTTAGAAAAAATAGAAAACTTAGAACAATTACGAGTTTTAGAAAATGGATATAAGATAAAAGTTGTAGAGGGGAAGTATGATTCTATTGGGATAGATACACCTCAAGATTTGGAAAGATTGGAATGTTCTTAA